A stretch of the Thermodesulfovibrionales bacterium genome encodes the following:
- a CDS encoding tetratricopeptide repeat protein, which translates to MPSSKEKTTGDGVVSESTSESSHLSADGPLLEVKLIRHTRTKYVFAVLVSLITFLVYLPSLGNDFLWDDALYVTNNTLIRSLNLKFIKSAFLEFHAANWHPLTWFSHAVDYAMWGLNPVGHHLTNVVLHSLNTMVVVLIAIQLPSLYGKRPTMQTASHWLTERSIFITGGVTGLLFGLHPIHVESVAWVAERKDLLCALFFLLSVLAYMKYVSSLDNELVQGTLKLRFLNKHYLSSLGFFVLALLSKPMAVSLPCILLLLDWYPFNRSQSFKSFLIVFFEKLPFIVFGLISCILTILAQKSGNALGLTELLPLSTRSLVAVKSLFLYLWKIVWPMNLIPFYPYPTRVSLFSLDYLSAIVLAAGITAASVVIVNKQKLFLSVWGYYVITLFPVLGLVQVGVQSMADRYTYLPSLGPFLAIGLALAWSWSRVNASRRKTVVVNLLGILVFMFLAIATMYSTVEQIRKWKDDMTLWSYVIEKQPESVPIAYYNRALIFDKMGRFDKAIEDYDKAIAVNPFWSAAYYNRALIFDRMGRFDKAIEDYDKAIALNPSWSIAYYNRALIFDKRGRFDKAIEDYDKAIALNPSDPNAYNNRGTVFYKMGRFDKAIEDYDKAIALNPSWSEVYYNRGIVFYNMQRFDRTIADFKNACDLGLGEGCKAVQSFTR; encoded by the coding sequence ATGCCTTCCAGCAAGGAGAAAACAACTGGTGACGGTGTTGTGAGTGAAAGCACTTCTGAATCTTCTCATTTATCAGCCGACGGGCCGTTATTGGAAGTAAAACTAATCCGACATACAAGAACCAAGTATGTATTTGCGGTGTTGGTATCGCTCATAACCTTCCTTGTATACCTCCCAAGCCTTGGGAACGATTTTTTATGGGATGATGCACTCTATGTCACCAACAATACACTTATACGCTCGTTAAACTTAAAATTTATCAAGTCGGCATTTCTTGAGTTTCACGCTGCCAACTGGCACCCTCTCACATGGTTTTCCCATGCCGTAGATTATGCAATGTGGGGATTAAATCCTGTAGGGCATCATCTCACAAATGTCGTTCTCCACTCACTGAACACTATGGTGGTTGTCCTTATCGCTATTCAGCTGCCATCGCTATATGGCAAGAGGCCTACGATGCAAACAGCCTCACATTGGTTGACAGAGCGAAGTATCTTCATAACGGGAGGTGTAACGGGTCTACTTTTTGGGCTTCATCCTATTCATGTCGAATCGGTAGCGTGGGTTGCCGAAAGGAAGGATCTTTTATGCGCATTGTTCTTTTTGCTCAGTGTCCTGGCTTATATGAAATATGTGAGTTCTCTTGATAATGAATTAGTTCAAGGAACATTGAAGTTACGATTTCTCAATAAACATTACTTGTCCTCTCTAGGATTTTTCGTGCTTGCATTGTTGAGTAAGCCAATGGCAGTAAGTCTTCCTTGCATTCTGCTCCTCCTGGACTGGTATCCTTTTAACAGAAGTCAGTCTTTCAAGTCATTTCTGATTGTATTTTTCGAGAAACTTCCTTTCATTGTCTTTGGCCTTATTTCATGCATACTAACTATTCTGGCACAAAAATCTGGAAATGCTTTAGGATTGACGGAATTGCTGCCGTTGTCAACGCGATCCCTTGTGGCTGTTAAATCACTCTTTTTGTACCTTTGGAAAATAGTATGGCCGATGAACTTAATCCCCTTCTATCCGTACCCAACGCGTGTATCACTTTTTTCATTGGATTACCTGTCGGCAATTGTTCTTGCAGCGGGGATTACGGCAGCTTCCGTGGTTATAGTTAATAAACAGAAATTATTTCTGTCAGTATGGGGTTATTATGTTATAACCTTATTTCCAGTCCTCGGTCTTGTTCAGGTGGGAGTCCAGTCAATGGCGGACAGATATACTTACTTGCCTAGCCTGGGCCCTTTCCTCGCAATTGGCTTGGCGCTAGCGTGGAGTTGGAGCAGGGTGAATGCCTCTAGGAGAAAAACTGTTGTTGTCAACCTGCTCGGCATTTTAGTGTTCATGTTTTTGGCCATAGCTACGATGTATTCGACCGTTGAGCAGATAAGAAAATGGAAAGACGATATGACTTTGTGGAGTTATGTTATAGAAAAACAGCCTGAATCGGTACCTATCGCTTACTATAACCGGGCCTTAATCTTTGACAAGATGGGAAGGTTTGATAAGGCAATCGAAGACTATGATAAGGCAATTGCTGTGAATCCTTTTTGGTCTGCAGCTTATTATAACCGGGCCTTAATCTTTGACAGGATGGGAAGGTTTGATAAGGCAATCGAAGACTATGATAAGGCGATTGCGTTGAATCCTTCTTGGTCTATCGCCTATTATAACCGGGCCTTAATCTTTGACAAGAGGGGAAGGTTTGATAAGGCAATCGAAGACTATGATAAGGCGATTGCGTTGAATCCTTCTGATCCTAACGCCTATAATAACCGGGGCACGGTCTTTTACAAGATGGGAAGGTTTGATAAGGCAATCGAAGACTATGATAAGGCAATTGCGTTGAATCCTTCTTGGTCTGAAGTCTATTATAATCGAGGCATAGTCTTTTACAACATGCAAAGGTTTGATAGGACAATTGCAGATTTTAAGAACGCTTGCGATTTAGGACTGGGTGAAGGATGTAAAGCAGTCCAAAGTTTCACAAGGTGA